The region GCCGTTACTCGACAGCCACTCACTTGGTGTGGATGGAGCGGACAGCCTCGCGGTACACGCGGCCGCGGTAGGCGCCGCAGCTCGGGCAGGCCATGTGCGGCAGCGCCGGAGCGCCACAGTTCGGGCAGGTAACGGTCTGGGCGGCCTTGGCCTTCCAGTTTGCGCGGCGAGAATGAGTATTCGCGCGCGAGGTCTTGTACTTAGGCAGTGCCATTGTGTTTCCTCTGTTTCGTTCGAACGATTGAGCTTAAGCGTTCAGTATCTTAACTTGTG is a window of Bifidobacterium catenulatum DSM 16992 = JCM 1194 = LMG 11043 DNA encoding:
- the rpmF gene encoding 50S ribosomal protein L32, whose amino-acid sequence is MALPKYKTSRANTHSRRANWKAKAAQTVTCPNCGAPALPHMACPSCGAYRGRVYREAVRSIHTK